In Saccharomyces eubayanus strain FM1318 chromosome XIII, whole genome shotgun sequence, one DNA window encodes the following:
- the BUL2 gene encoding ubiquitin-ubiquitin ligase BUL2: MTFTFSTSSRKNGRPPLKSVSTEDNIHLLRKQRQQQASRNSTETSHNPNSNLSALAIDNREDEVRSASTTNLDRLRQEQEENLLEMDCTKSTLLHRANMLVDVLPSFEMYNALHRHIPQGNVDPDRHDFPPSYQEVRTQRMTILPTTDNSVERSPLTAVLEPENTCNSSTTHSLTNLHPLQTQHLTLNTTGQPRHSLSETNVSQIPFEDDLNDSDNIFIDKLYTLPKMTTPVEVDIRITKTASIPHERPEEQSILKEYTSGDIIHGYCLIENRSPQPLKFEMFYVTLEAYISVIDRQKGKRTLKRFLRMVDLSASWSYTNIAPSTGINIVPGERDFDDAIIGLSNSRELKPNTKYKKFFMFKLPTQLLDVTCKQEQFSHCLLPPSFGIDKYKNNCKYSGIKVNSVLGCGHLGTKGSPILTLDMADDNLSINYTIDAKIVGKDKRTSKLNIMKEREYNLRVMPFPFAGVTNEQSEKTCLRQLKDLERLIEDRFEALNKIFKKLDLDEAISNLDIHDTDISGTLDGNEELDSDELLRRKMDQLHINNRIDDAANLSPSYDSKNMIPKENLVETELRYKFKNKNKSNSSLFSHFLSSSETGSSAAPHTYNSGLIVLSVKKPQSALPYWSPSLLRKTNRFEAKSEQEKENWQRLMNLLPEGVKKPLTKLDVNLTCIQSNNSAEHKPPEISSVTTEFVVITAKSDNSIPIKFSTELLMNENRLNXLKTKFSAFQKKVQEYRKKFEENNVKLNELYNRNRDQIIPRELLFTNFVSDQLNNDVDSLAGLKVNVIDLHDIFKKQIHTFEEENEDIISKKGGSNSSLATSNNNFLQATFSNGASTATKFTQQIVHTWEKVKPLQYKRDVTVNLKLNPNIKETLVPNFETCLCCRFYCIRVNIKFENHLGSMKVDIPVDVKKLRI, from the coding sequence atgACTTTCACATTCTCCACTTcatcaaggaaaaatgGGAGACCACCTTTAAAATCTGTTTCCACAGAAGACAATATTCATTTGTTAAGAAAGCAACGCCAACAACAAGCATCAAGGAACTCGACAGAGACTTCACATAATCCAAATAGTAACCTCTCAGCACTCGCCATTGATAATCGGGAAGATGAAGTACGCAGCGCTTCAACTACCAACTTGGACCGTTTGCGACAggagcaagaagaaaacctATTAGAAATGGACTGTACCAAATCAACACTGCTTCATAGAGCAAACATGTTGGTGGACGTCCTACcatcttttgaaatgtATAATGCCTTGCACAGACATATTCCTCAAGGGAACGTCGATCCGGATAGGCATGATTTTCCACCTTCTTATCAGGAAGTACGTACACAAAGAATGACTATACTACCCACCACTGATAATTCTGTGGAAAGATCACCATTAACAGCGGTACTAGAACCTGAAAATACATGTAATAGTAGCACTACTCATTCACTTACCAACCTACATCCTTTACAAACGCAGCATCTTACACTAAATACCACAGGCCAACCACGCCATTCTTTGTCAGAGACTAATGTTAGCCAAATAccatttgaagatgatcTAAACGACTCagataatatttttatagatAAATTATACACATTACCCAAAATGACCACTCCCGTTGAAGTTGATATAAGAATAACGAAAACAGCATCAATACCTCACGAGCGTCCTGAGGAACAATCCATATTGAAAGAATATACTTCCGGTGATATTATTCATGGTTATTGTTTGATTGAAAATCGATCTCCTCAAcctttgaaatttgaaatgTTTTACGTTACCTTAGAAGCATATATATCAGTAATTGATCGCCAAAAGGGGAAAAGAACTTTAAAGAGATTTTTAAGAATGGTCGACTTGAGCGCATCTTGGTCCTATACAAACATTGCCCCAAGTACAGGTATAAATATTGTTCCAGGAGAAAGAGATTTTGATGATGCCATTATTGGACTTTCAAATAGTAGAGAACTGAAgccaaatacaaaatacaagaaatttttcatgttcAAGTTGCCCACACAGTTGTTAGATGTGACATGTAAACAAGAGCAATTTTCTCACTGTCTCTTACCGCCAAGTTTTGGAATTGACAAATATAAGAATAATTGCAAGTATTCCGGCATAAAGGTTAATAGCGTCCTTGGCTGTGGACATCTAGGTACAAAGGGCTCGCCCATTTTAACGTTGGATATGGCAGATGATAATCTATCCATAAATTATACCATTGATGCCAAAATTGTTGGTAAAGATAAAAGAACTTCcaaattgaatattatgAAGGAGAGAGAATACAACTTAAGAGTCATGCCTTTCCCTTTTGCCGGTGTTACTAATGAACAAAGTGAAAAGACATGTTTGAGACAACTAAAGGATTTGGAAAGGTTGATCGAGGATAGATTTGAAGCTTTAAacaagattttcaaaaagctGGATTTAGATGAGGCAATTTCCAATTTAGATATCCATGATACAGATATCAGCGGGACTTTGGACGGCAATGAAGAGTTGGATTCGGATGAATTACTAAGGCGCAAGATGGATCAATTACACATTAATAATAGAATAGACGATGCCGCCAACCTATCACCATCATATGACTCCAAAAATATGATTCCAAAGGAGAATTTAGTTGAGACTGAGTTACGTTATAAATTtaagaacaaaaacaaatcaaacTCAAGCTTGTTTTCTCATTTCTTAAGTTCCTCAGAAACAGGCTCATCGGCAGCCCCACATACATATAATTCTGGGTTAATTGTCTTATCAGTTAAAAAACCACAATCTGCATTGCCTTATTGGTCACCATCGTTGTTGAGGAAAACTAATAGATTTGAAGCCAAGagtgaacaagaaaaagaaaactggcAAAGGTTAATGAATTTGCTTCCAGAGGGAGTGAAGAAACCACTAACTAAATTGGATGTAAACTTGACTTGTATCCAATCGAATAACAGTGCTGAACATAAACCTCCTGAGATAAGCTCTGTAACGACAGAATTTGTAGTTATTACAGCAAAATCCGATAACTCTATTCCTATTAAATTCAGTACAGAATTGTTAATGAACGAGAATAGGCTAAATGRATTGAAGACAAAATTCTCGGCATTCCAGAAAAAAGTTCAGGAATATCgtaaaaaatttgaagaaaacaatgtGAAGCTAAATGAACTTTACAACAGAAATAGAGATCAGATTATTCCAAGAGAATTGTTATTCACGAACTTTGTATCTGACCAATTAAACAATGATGTTGACAGTTTAGCTGGCTTAAAAGTTAATGTTATTGATTTGCATgacattttcaagaagCAGATTCACACttttgaagaggaaaatgaagatatcatttccaaaaaggGAGGCAgcaattcttctttggcaacatccaacaacaatttcttACAGGCGACATTCAGTAACGGCGCATCCACGGCTACTAAATTTACCCAGCAGATTGTGCATACTTGGGAAAAAGTTAAGCCTCTACAGTACAAGAGAGATGTAACGGTTAATTTGAAGTTAAATCCCAAcatcaaagaaactttAGTACctaattttgaaacttgTTTGTGTTGTAGGTTTTATTGCATCCGTGTGAAtatcaaatttgaaaaccatTTAGGTTCCATGAAAGTAGATATTCCTGTCGACGTGAAGAAATTACGAATCTAA
- the COQ5 gene encoding 2-hexaprenyl-6-methoxy-1,4-benzoquinone methyltransferase produces the protein MLLSSRIVRSSLVTAPPRLSRFFTQAHKVCKEEDPIAPPSPTTQQTEPKYTHFGSKTVLKSNKQKLVGDVFSSVANRYDLMNDVMSLGIHRLWKDHFINKLDPGKRPNSTTPLNFIDVAGGSGDIAFGLLDHAESKFGDTESTMDIVDINADMLKEGEKRAMEQKKYFKDPRVNFLVSNGEVLEEIESNSKDIYTVSFGIRNFTDIQKGLNTAYRVLKPGGIFYCLEFSKIENPLMDLAYQQWAKVLPVMGSMIANDYDSYQYLVESIERFPDQETFKSMIEKAGFKSAGYESLTFGVCAIHWGIKV, from the coding sequence ATGTTGCTGTCTTCACGGATCGTTCGAAGCTCACTGGTCACTGCCCCACCAAGGCTGTCTAGGTTTTTCACCCAAGCGCACAAGGTGTGCAAGGAAGAAGACCCCATTGCCCCTCCATCGCCCACAACTCAACAAACAGAACCGAAGTACACGCATTTCGGCTCGAAGACTGTTTTGAAGTCCAACAAGCAGAAGCTGGTTGGTGATGTTTTCTCTTCCGTAGCCAATCGCTATGATTTGATGAACGACGTCATGTCGTTGGGTATCCATAGATTATGGAAAGATCATTTCATCAACAAATTGGACCCGGGGAAAAGACCAAACTCTACCACACCCTTGAACTTCATTGACGTGGCTGGTGGTTCCGGTGATATTGCCTTCGGATTACTGGACCATGCTGAGTCGAAATTCGGGGACACCGAATCTACAATGGATATTGTAGATATCAACGCTGACATGCTTAAAGAAGGTGAAAAGAGAGCCATggagcaaaaaaaatacttcaaaGACCCCCgtgttaattttttggtttccaACGGTGAAGTTCTCGAAGAAATCGAGTCTAATTCCAAGGACATCTACACTGTTTCCTTTGGTATCAGAAACTTCACTGACATTCAAAAGGGTTTGAACACTGCCTATAGAGTTTTGAAACCAGGCGGTAtcttttattgtttggAGTTTTCTAAGATCGAAAATCCGTTAATGGACTTGGCTTATCAACAATGGGCTAAAGTCTTGCCTGTCATGGGATCCATGATTGCTAATGATTACGACTCTTATCAGTACTTAGTGGAGTCTATTGAAAGATTTCCAGACCAAGAGACGTTCAAATCCATGATTGAGAAAGCAGGGTTCAAATCTGCTGGTTACGAAAGTTTAACTTTTGGTGTATGCGCTATCCATTGGGGTATTAAAGTTTGA
- the ZDS2 gene encoding Zds2p — MILMENVQRDRVQDEHGHDTIENINNCKDNNNNIQVRRMRKTQLSKKEFLEKRKSDVLIAAKSLDTEIQNVKNLKRLSIGSMDLVIDPELEFKVSGRNSYSSESSKESIQESLHELNTVQLEKRQGEEQGEEQGEEQGEGQEDEDDEYEDGNATNVDDSIDVTQTEYLHDEETLEKEKTSRNASSSTSYSARVTSSNRRLSGVKSFAHDEILDVAEDHNSSTANLTQNLLWVPANQHPNVKPENYLELVQDTLQNIQITTDQDPDGKKSDLGNSHVFSNRQRSGSIVRRPSHLKTSYTKFDDEPSAADRQRQVQGHDQAEKRISSLEAKTIRSVSLKEITEELTKISDNAGLTDSDAITLARSLSMSGSFTNESLHLGNNKIENDNEFASNMFNKSGLTIPERSLRRSKFNTYKIRSDNSELPPTARPNNSMNVKANDDRRSASSPASYIQPPQDQAPLNDFQEIFEHYRRTSTDWGTENTKYVDSTNYYSDEEDLTHASISQDSSFLSTDSSNNSVLVKPNNAGSMISERLDQDIASSENEDVNINEPNHGWSWLNSTNENLANNDSAYEQVIDDEEENGDCVGDEKTDFVNLSVSRRAKSTKRASERINHSKNRHSPIFQMQSDESKSVVVTSSVTSLSPSHSSESAASAAVEKERGLPNDDKPSAHKKQSLEKRLVRLFKRKQHNKNSKSDAKVIKKNVKQELKKKTSHSSLSKFRKSPKKKSQQIEVVQDRPSSPVETASSESLNTAIEIELVVESPADSNIFSGGNTNHSSESVVETINELDGDDSFDISGGEINYSVEASANMGKDPATEPNETVNEEEEVIVPTLAPQISTLLPKRLTFEDVVTPEYPNAPIKFTDSAFGFPLPMITNSTVIMFDHRLGINVERAIYRLSHLKLSDPGRELRQQVLLSNFMYSYLNLVNHTLYMEQIGSENAVFNGDSALAMTDKNDSDGTILIPDI, encoded by the coding sequence ATGATACTAATGGAAAATGTACAAAGAGACCGTGTACAGGACGAGCATGGGCATGATACcatagaaaatatcaacaatTGCAAagataataacaataatattcaAGTAAGGCGGATGAGGAAGACACAGCTGTCCAAGAAGGAGTTCCTCGAGAAGAGGAAATCAGACGTGTTGATTGCTGCTAAATCTTTGGACACGGAAATCCAGAACgttaaaaatttgaaacGATTGTCCATAGGTTCGATGGATTTGGTCATTGACCCTGAATTGGAGTTTAAGGTAAGCGGTAGAAACTCATATTCCTCAGAGTCCTCAAAGGAATCAATACAAGAATCGCTGCATGAACTAAACACTGTACAACTGGAAAAAAGGCAAGGGGAAGAACAGGGAGAAGAACAAGGAGAAGAACAAGGGGAAGGAcaagaggatgaagatgacgagTATGAGGATGGTAATGCTACTAATGTGGACGACAGCATTGATGTGACTCAAACAGAGTATTTGCATGATGAAGAGACTTtggagaaggaaaagacTTCCAGGAATgcctcttcttcaacttcatATTCTGCGAGAGTAACATCCAGCAACAGAAGGTTGAGTGGGGTTAAATCGTTTGCACATGACGAGATTTTGGACGTGGCAGAAGATCACAACTCAAGTACGGCCAATTTAACTCAAAACCTATTGTGGGTTCCTGCCAACCAACATCCGAATGTCAAACCCGAAAATTATTTAGAACTAGTCCAGGATACTTTGCAAAACATTCAAATAACCACAGATCAAGATCctgatggaaaaaaatcgGATCTGGGTAATAGCCATGTATTTTCCAATAGGCAGCGCTCGGGTTCTATAGTTAGAAGACCCTCTCACTTGAAAACATCCTATACCAAATTCGATGACGAACCTTCTGCTGCGGATAGGCAGAGACAGGTCCAGGGACACGATCAAGCGGAGAAACGAATATCTTCACTCGAAGCCAAAACCATAAGGTCTGTGTCTTTGAAGGAAATCACTGAAGAATTAACCAAGATCTCCGATAATGCCGGTTTGACAGATTCAGATGCGATCACTCTCGCAAGAAGCCTGAGCATGTCCGGTTCATTCACTAATGAGAGCCTTCATTTGGGCAACAATAAAATCGAAAATGACAATGAGTTTGCATCAAATATGTTCAATAAGAGCGGGCTGACCATACCGGAGAGATCTTTGAGAAGATCTAAATTCAACACGTATAAAATCAGATCAGACAACAGTGAACTTCCGCCAACAGCAAGGCCTAACAACTCAATGAATGTAAAAGCAAATGACGACCGTAGAAGTGCATCATCGCCTGCATCCTACATACAACCGCCTCAAGATCAAGCTCCATTGAACGATTTCCAAGAGATTTTCGAACATTACAGAAGAACAAGCACTGATTGGGGTACtgaaaatacaaaatacGTCGATAGCACCAACTACTATTcagacgaagaagatttgaCACATGCATCCATTTCCCAAGATAGTAGTTTCTTGTCCACAGATAGCTCTAACAATAGTGTTTTGGTGAAACCAAATAATGCAGGCTCAATGATTTCAGAAAGATTAGATCAGGATATAGCTTCCAGCGAGAATGAAGATGTAAACATTAACGAACCAAACCATGGCTGGTCATGGTTGAACTCCACGAATGAAAACTTGGCTAATAACGATAGTGCCTATGAGCAAGTGatagatgatgaagaagaaaatggagATTGCGTTGGAGATGAAAAAACCGATTTTGTTAACTTAAGCGTATCTAGAAGAGCAAAGTCTACTAAACGTGCCTCTGAAAGAATAAATCATTCCAAGAATAGGCATTCGCCAATATTCCAGATGCAATCGGATGAGTCGAAGTCGGTGGTGGTTACATCTTCAGTCACTTCACTATCTCCGTCACATTCATCTGAATCCGCAGCATCTGCGGCAGTGGAGAAAGAGCGAGGCTTGCCTAATGACGACAAACCAAGTGCGCATAAGAAGCAATCGCTAGAAAAGAGACTTGTCAGACTATTTAAAAGGAAGCAGCATAATAAAAATTCCAAATCGGATGCCAAGGtaatcaagaaaaacgtCAAACAGGAactaaaaaagaagacttCGCATTCAAGTTTATCTAAATTCAGAAAAAGccccaaaaaaaaatctcaacAAATCGAAGTGGTACAAGATCGCCCTTCATCACCTGTTGAAACCGCTTCTTCCGAAAGTTTGAATACGGCAATTGAAATTGAACTCGTTGTAGAAAGCCCAGCTGATTCCAACATTTTTTCTGGCGGTAATACTAATCACAGTTCTGAATCGGTCGTGGAAACCATAAATGAGTTAGATGGCGACGATTCGTTCGATATCAGTGGCGGCGAAATTAATTATAGCGTCGAGGCGAGTGCTAATATGGGTAAAGACCCAGCAACCGAACCAAACGAGACCGTCaatgaagaggaggaagtTATCGTCCCAACTCTCGCACCTCAAATATCTACCCTACTTCCAAAAAGACTAACCTTTGAAGATGTTGTTACACCAGAATATCCAAACGCACCGATTAAATTCACAGATAGCGCCTTTGGTTTCCCACTGCCAATGATAACAAACTCCACAGTGATCATGTTTGATCATCGACTAGGTATTAACGTCGAAAGAGCGATCTACAGACTCAGCCACTTGAAACTCAGTGATCCGGGGAGAGAACTAAGACAACAGGTTTTGTTGAGTAACTTCATGTACTcttatttgaatttggtcAATCATACTTTGTACATGGAACAAATAGGCAGTGAAAATGCGGTATTCAATGGTGATTCCGCGCTGGCAATGACAGATAAGAATGACTCCGATGGTACAATTTTGATCCCGGATATTTAA
- the PML39 gene encoding Pml39p, translated as MDEDKLDARLGSIRDSLRKKTKLASRKAKETLAQRVITKWRYRKKAYDGSSMLPERCKNRVQLFDDLVHESSSDFAGFQLHDSQAMLERICLTQNYTRLMLIEWDVRWVNPLTLASKGWKPYQGQSRAQAVFKCCCCHAIMSMHLSKNDDSTADYNRKLNEKIWHSNVINNHLDQCPWKRNQFDVNKEYHLSSQTLIIDIERIYTDIEKITSGLEIFNLKRNSSRIFYYLTEKNMQKLASFFNCNDYSLLGLLLLGYTKFEKEDLVQCTACFHRASIKRLEHTDFNGHALWCRYYNKELLSIMLLELIDEKDNAATKMNVEERLNKLEIVLQTL; from the coding sequence ATGGATGAGGACAAATTAGATGCTAGATTAGGGTCTATCAGGGACTCCTTGCGAAAGAAGACCAAACTTGCGTCGAGAAAAGCTAAGGAAACCCTAGCACAGCGAGTTATTACTAAATGGAGGTATAGGAAGAAAGCTTATGACGGGAGCTCAATGCTCCCAGAAAGGTGCAAAAATCGTGTCCAATTGTTCGACGATTTAGTACATGAAAGCTCTAGTGATTTTGCTGGGTTCCAATTACATGACTCGCAGGCCATGTTGGAGCGAATATGTTTGACCCAAAATTATACGAGACTCATGCTCATTGAATGGGACGTTCGGTGGGTCAATCCGCTAACTTTAGCATCGAAAGGTTGGAAACCATATCAAGGACAATCCAGGGCCCAGGCGGTCTTTAAGTGCTGCTGTTGCCACGCCATCATGTCGATGCACTTATCAAAGAATGATGACAGTACCGCTGATTACAACAGGAAgttgaatgaaaaaatatggcATTCGAATGTTATCAATAATCATCTAGATCAGTGTCcgtggaaaagaaatcaattcGACGTGAACAAAGAATACCATTTAAGTTCACAAACACTTATTATAGACATTGAGAGAATTTATACAGATATTGAGAAGATAACATCCGGATTAGAAATATTCAATCTGAAAAGGAACTCATCCCGTATATTTTACTATTTGACTGAAAAGAACATGCAAAAACTGgccagttttttcaattgtaACGACtattctcttcttggaCTGTTGCTTCTCGGTTACACGAAATTCGAGAAAGAGGATTTGGTCCAGTGCACAGCCTGCTTTCACCGGGCATCTATCAAAAGGTTGGAACATACAGATTTTAATGGACATGCTCTGTGGTGTCGATATTACAACAAAGAACTGCTGTCCATCATGTTGCTGGAGTTGATTGATGAGAAGGACAATGCAGCTACAAAAATGAATGTAGAGGAAAGACTAAATAAATTAGAGATTGTTCTACAAACTTtataa
- the URA5 gene encoding orotate phosphoribosyltransferase URA5, producing the protein MPIMLEDYQKNFLELAIECQALRFGSFKLKSGRESPYFFNLGLFNTGKLLSNLATAYAIAIIQSDLKFDVIFGPAYKGIPLAAIVCVKLAEIGGSKFQNIQYAFNRKEAKDHGEGGIIVGSTLENKRILIIDDVMTAGTAINEAFEIIGNAKGQVVGSIIALDRQEVVSTEDKEGLSATQTVSKRYGIPVLSIVSLIHIITYLEGRITAEEKSKIEKYLQTYGASA; encoded by the coding sequence ATGCCTATTATGTTGGAAGACTACCAAAAGAACTTTTTAGAGTTAGCCATTGAATGTCAAGCCCTGAGATTTGGTTCTTTCAAGTTGAAATCAGGTAGAGAATCACcatatttcttcaatttagGATTATTCAATACCGGTAAATTGCTTTCCAATCTAGCTACTGCGTATGCAATCGCCATCATACAATCTGATTTGAAGTTTGATGTAATTTTTGGTCCTGCCTACAAAGGTATCCCACTAGCTGCCATTGTTTGTGTGAAATTAGCGGAGATTGGTGGCtccaaatttcaaaacattcaaTATGCATTTAACAGAAAGGAAGCCAAAGATCATGGTGAAGGTGGTATTATTGTCGGCTCTACTctagaaaacaaaagaatattaatAATCGATGACGTCATGACCGCTGGCACTGCCATTAATGAAGCATTCGAAATTATTGGAAATGCTAAGGGTCAAGTTGTCGGCTCCATCATTGCCCTAGATAGACAAGAAGTCGTGAGTActgaagataaagaaggTTTGAGTGCCACTCAAACCGTTAGCAAAAGATACGGTATTCCTGTCTTGAGCATCGTTTCTTTGATTCACATAATCACGTACTTGGAAGGCAGAATAACggcagaagaaaaaagcaagattgaaaaataccTTCAAACCTACGGTGCTTCCGCATAA
- the SEC65 gene encoding RNA-binding signal recognition particle subunit SEC65 has protein sequence MPRLEEIDDFNDIDDLDMELAELDPSLRTPIAPKITTTVVRSQDQEEPALFPGMNSNTNDKINDEKEQLSFINPKTGKVERSEAISKKDLEEVKRFQILYPCYFDVNRSHKEGRRVPKELAVENPLAKTMADAVRELGILCIFEGEKCHPQDFGNPGRIRVLFKENGQLVGGATRFKGGKRQLMKAVGEYMKRNPTTIECLREIPYGPDFDNIEFRKIPRVKGFKMNEIVPLHSPFLMGHPMTKSVYDAPQVTTAEKSFKAPKNKYKVVRR, from the coding sequence ATGCCTAGattagaagaaattgacgATTTCAACGATATTGATGATCTCGATATGGAGTTGGCTGAGTTGGATCCCTCTTTGAGAACGCCGATAGCTCCAAAGATAACGACTACAGTGGTAAGAAGccaagaccaagaagaacCTGCCCTTTTCCCAGGCATGAATAGTAATACAAATGACAAAATTAACGATGAAAAAGAGCAACTAAGTTTTATCAATCCCAAAACTGGTAAAGTTGAACGTTCTGAGGcgatttccaaaaaagatTTAGAAGAAGTTAAAAGATTTCAGATACTTTACCCTTGCTACTTTGACGTGAACAGATCGCACAAAGAAGGTAGACGAGTTCCTAAGGAGCTGGCAGTTGAGAACCCGTTAGCAAAGACTATGGCAGATGCCGTTCGTGAACTAGGAATACTATGCATTTTCGAAGGTGAAAAGTGTCACCCACAAGATTTTGGTAATCCTGGTAGAATTCgtgttcttttcaaagaaaatgggcAATTAGTTGGTGGAGCCACTAGATTTAAAGGTGGGAAGAGGCAATTGATGAAAGCTGTTGGCGAATacatgaaaagaaatccaaCTACCATTGAATGTTTAAGAGAAATTCCATATGGTCCtgattttgataatattgaaTTCAGGAAAATACCTCGTGTAAAGGGTTTCAAGATGAACGAAATCGTCCCACTACACAGCCCGTTCTTAATGGGTCATCCGATGACAAAATCTGTCTACGACGCTCCTCAGGTAACTACAGCGGAGAAATCATTCAAGGCaccaaagaacaaataCAAAGTTGTTAgaagatga